The genome window CAGAATCTTCCCGTTGAGGGAGTTCCTGTCCTGCGCGAGGTTGCTGTTCTGCGCATCGCCCGTGGTGGCGTAGAGGTGGCCGTCCGGGCCGAACTTGACGCGCCCGCCGTTGTGGTACCTGTTCTTGGCGATGCCGGTGACGAGGACCGTGTAGCCGCTGAGCGAGGAGCCGTCGTACGTCATCCGGACGATGCGGTTGTCGGAGGCCGCCGAGTGCATCAGGTAGACGTGGTGGTCGCTGTTCCAGGTCGGTGAGACCGCCACTCCGAGGAGGCCGCCCTCGCCGCTGGTGGTCACGACATTGGGCACCCTGCCGATCTCGGTCCTGGTGCCCGCCTGGGTGAGCTTGAACAGCTTGAAGGAGTCCCGTTCGGTGACGAGCGCCGACCCGTCGGGCAGCCAGCTCAGGCCCCAGGGGACGGTCCAGCCGGAGGAGACGGTTCGGACGGCCGACGGGACGGAGTCGGTGCCGGCCGCGGCGCCGAGCAGACCTGTGGTGAGAGCGGCCACGGCAGCGGCCGTGGTGATGGTTCGGAATGCGCGCATGGGCGAACTCCTCGCTGTGGGGGGTGTCATGAAGCCCTCCGGAAGGTAGGAGGTATGCGATCGAGGGTCAAGGGCGGTTAAAGCCAAAGGTTCATACCTTCAACTGGTGAATCGATGTTCGATTCCCGCTTCACCTGTGGTTTCGCCAATATGCCCGACAGTGGCCGACCTTGAGGTTCTCGTTTTCGGCCAACGAGAGATCGGATCACTTTAGTGACGACCCATTGACCGGGCTGCCGGATGCTGGCGATGCTGCACCACAGGTTTCCCACAGCGGAAGGCAGGTACGGCACATGACCGAATCCGTACAGCAGGTCGACGAGGAAGCTCCGAGCTGGCAGACCCCCGACTTCGTGGTCGTCGAGACCGCGCTGGAGGTCACCGCGTATTTCCTGAGCGACCGTTAGCCCGCCGCCGTGCTGCCGCACGTGCTCGGCACCGCGGCGGGCGGCGGGGTACCCCAGTGGAACTGTGCGTGTCCCGGCTGCTCCGGGGCACGTGCACATCCGCACTGGCGGCGCCGCCACGCCTCGCTCGCCGTACAGGCGTCGGAGGACCGCTGGTACCTCGTGAACGCCACCCCCGACATCGGCGACCAGATCGAGACCTGCTCTTCCCTGCGACCCGGTTCTGGTTCCAGTCCTGGTGCGCGGCGGACCCCGGTCGCCGGGCTGATCCTGACCGACGCCGAACTCGACCACACCCTCGGCATCGCCCGGCTGCGCGAAGCCGGTGCCGGTGGAGTGGAGTTGCTCGCGACCGGGTCGGTGCGCGAGGCGCTGCTCACCGGGCTGCGGCTGGATGCCGTTCTCGGGCCGTACACCCCGCTCACCTGGCGCGAACTGCCACTGGAGCGGCCCGCACCGCTCACCGATGACTCGACGGCCCCCTCACCCCTCATGATCAGCGCGATCCCCGTATCCGCCAAACGCCCCCGCTACGCGGCCGAGTTGCCCATACCCGACGGGGATTCGTGGGTCGTGGCTTTGCTTCTCACCGACCGCGCCACCGGGACGACGGTCGTCTACGCCCCCGCCCTGGCCGTCTGGCCCGACGCCTTGGAGTCCGCTGTCGCCGACGCCGACTGCGTGATCGTCGACGGCACCTTCTGGGACGACGAGGAACCCCGGCGCACCGGCATCTCCACCCGTACCGCGACCGGTATGGGGCACCTTCCGATCGACGGACCGGGCGGCACCGCCGAGCGCCTGGCGCCGCTTCGCGCCCGTTGTCTCTACACCCATTTGAACAACACCAACCCCCTCGTCGATCCGAGCGCACCGCAGCACAAGCGACTGGCCGACCGGGGCATCGAGGTGGCCGGAGACGGAATGGTGATCCGACTGTGAGCTTCGAGGAACAGCGCTTCGAGGATCAGCTCAGAACAGTGGCCCGGGACCATTACCACGACTGCCACCCCTTCAACGTCCGTATGCATCAAGGGGAGTTGAGCCCCGACGAGTTACGTCGCTGGATCCTCAACCGGTTCCACTACCAGCGGCACATCCCCGTCAAGGACACCCTGGTCCTGGCCAAGCTGGGGCACCCCGCGGCTGCGCCGGATGTGGTTGCGGCGGATCGAGGAGCACGACGGCCGGGCCGAGGGCGAGGGCGGCATCGAGCGGTGGCTGAGGCTGGGCGAGGCCGCAGGGCTCGACCGGGCCGGGCTGCTGTCCGGGGAGGGGGTACTGCCCGGCGTACGGCTCGCGGTGGACGGATACGTCAACTTCTGCCGGCTCCGCTCCCCGCTGGAAGCCGTCGCGGCCTCCCTCACCGAGCTGTCGGCGCCGGGGATCATGCGCACGCGTATCGCCGCGTTCGAGCGGCACTATCGGTGGATCGACGCCGACGGGCTCGCGTACTTCCGTACTCGCGAGACCCAGGGCCGGCAGGACAGTGGCGAGGCACTGGGGCTCGTACTGGACTGGGCCCGCTCCGAGGCCGACCAGGGGCGTGCCGTGGCGGCCCTCGCCTTCAAGTGCGACGTGCTGTGGTCGCTGCTCGACGCGATCGACCACGGCGACCGGAAGGAGCGCCAGTGACTGTGGCTGCTTCTGGCTCTGGCTCTGGCTCTGCTTCTGCTTCTGCTTCTGCTTCCGCTTCCGCTTCCGCGACGGGGTGGCGGCCGGCGCTGGCTCGCTCGGTGCGCGGCGCGCCCTGGAGGCCGCCGACACCGGCTGTGTCCTCGACCTCGGCCGGGTCCATATCGCGGGCCCGGGACGGGAGTTGCTCACCGATCCGCAGCTGGGCGAGCTGTATCTGGGCGGGCGGCCCGCTCGCCGATGAGTCCGACCGCTCCGACCATTCCGATCACTCCGATCACTCCGCCGGACTCCGAGGAGACCGTTGATGCGCAGCAGACGGAACACGGTCACGGCGACGGTCGCCGCGCTGCTGACCGCCCTCACCACCACGGCAGCGACACCCTCCGGGGCAGGGGCCGGCCCCGTACTCCCCTCCCTCCGCCCTCACTTGGCGGCGTACTACGACTTCGAGCACCCGGTCCCCGGCAACCCGGCCCGCGAACGTGACCTGGGCTTCGCCCGTACCGACATCGACCTGGTCGGCGGCGGGGCGCGGACGCGGACGTACGACGGAGCGCACCGGGGCAGTCGGGTCTCGCTCCAGGTGCGGCAGGTCGCCCCGGACGCGAAGGGCAACGACGACTGGAAGGCGGGGGTGTACGGGCCGTCCGGCGTGCCGACGCTCCGGGCGTTCAACGGGGTTGACGGGATGACGGTGATGGGCTGGTTCAAGATGACCGGCCCGAACCCGGCCCTCAACAGCAACACGGCTGCCCCGGACGACCGTTACGGCGCCGTGGGTCTGGCCGGAGTGCTGTCCGGGGACTCCGACGGCCACGCGGTGCGGGGCCTGCTGGAGATCATCGAGGTGGGCGGCGAACTGCGGCTCGTGGCCCTCGGCCGACGTGTGGACGGGTCGGCCTCGCAGACGTTCGCCGCTTCCGAGGACTGGCGCACCCTGCTGCCCGTGGGCGAGTGGGTCTTCCTGGCCGCCACCTTCGACTTCGGCACGGGAGCGATGGCTCTGTACCGCAACGGCCGGCGGCTGGCCGGCTCCTACACCGTTCCCGGCGACCCCTGGGACCTCGCGGGGCCGGGCCCGCACCGTGCCTCGCCCACCGACCCCCGGGGCATCAAGATCGGCGGCAGCTTTCCGCAGAACACCGCCGAACGCAATCCCTGCGACTGCCGCATGGACAGCCTGATGTTCCTGGACAGCGCGGTGGGCGACGACCGGATCCGGGCGCAGTACCGGTGGTCGGCCGCCCGCTGACGACGCACGTTCACAAAAAGGAGTGACCTTGATATGGCCGCATCTCCGGCCCTCAGACGCCGAGCCCACTCACTGATCCCCCTCCCCCTGGTCGTCCTCGCGCTGTTGCTGTCGGCCCTGGTCGCCCTCCCCGGCACGGCGCGCGCGGCGGCTGCCGGACCCCTCACCGACCCCATCCCCGAGCGGCCCGCCGCCTCCGGCATCGGGCTGACCGTCGAGGAGTACGCCGCCTTCCCGAAGACCGAGCCACCGCCCGGCCCGGTCACCGACCCCCGGCTGATGCGGTACGCCCGCATCAACCACCTCGGCGAACTTCCCGACCGCTCGGGCCGAAAGGCCGTACCGGACCTCAACGGCAAGCTGTACTTCGTCCGGGACTCACGGGACGGCGCTGGCACCCCTCACCTCTATCTGGACATCGCCGCCACCTTCTCCCCCGCGTTCTTCGCGAGCCGGGGCCTCGGCCAGGGCTTCGGTTTCGTCACTTTCGACCCCGACTTCCGCCGCAACGGCCGCTTCTACACCGTGCACACCGAACTGGCCTCCGCCACCACCGCCGTCCCCGACCACCGGCAACAGGCGACGACCGTCTACCACGGCGTCGTCACGGAGTGGACCGCCACCGACCCCGCGGCCGACACCTTCGCCGGCACCCGCCGCGAAATCCTGCGCATCGGCTTCGCGGGTCCGGTCCACGGCATCCAGCAGATCGACTTCAACCCGACGGCCGGCCGCCACGCCCCCGACCGCGGACTGCTGTACCTCGCGGTCGGTGAGGGCGGCCAGGGCGCCAGGAACAGCGAGCCGCTGAGCCTCGCCCTCCCCCACGGCAAGATCCTGCGCATAGACCCGCGCGGCACGAACAGCACCAACGGCGAGTACGGAATCCCGCCGGACAACCCGTTCACGGCCACCCCCGGCGCCATCGGCGAGATCTACGCGTACGGTCTGCGCGACCCGCACCGCTTCAGCTGGGACCCGGCGGGCGCCCACCGAATGTACGTCGGGAACATCGGCCAGCATGCCGTCGAGTCGGTCTACGAGGTGCGCGCGGGCGACAACTTCGGCTGGAGCGAACGCGAGGGCCCGTTCGTCTTCGACAAGAGGGCCACCGACCCCTGCGACCAGATCCTCCCCCTCCCCGAGGACGACGCGAAGTACGGCTACACCTACCCGGTCGTCGCCTACGACCACGACCCGCCCGCCGACTGGAACTGCACGTCGGACGTCGGCCGGGCGGTTGTCGGCGGCTTCGTCTACCGGGGAAGTGCCCTGCCCGCGCTACGCGGCAAGTACATCTTCGGAGACATAGTCGACGGACGCCTGCTCTTCGCCGACACCAAGGACATGCGACGCGACAGCGGGCAACTGGCGCAGTTGTACGACCTGATGCTGTACGACGCGAGCGGCAAGCGCGTCACGATGCGGGACCTGGCCCAGAGCCCCCGGGTGGACCTGCACTTCGGCCGGGACGCGAAAGGCGAGCTGTACTTGCTGTCGAAGGCCAACGGCAAGATCTGGAAGATCACCGGCACTCGCGCCTTCGCCTCCTGCGACACGACCGGCTCCCGCCTGACCCACGTGATGGACGGCCGGAACTGGGCCCCCGTCACCCCGTCCAAGTGGCGCTTCCCGGGCCGGGAGGCCGTTCTCGCGGAGGCCGGTGTCCAGCGCCCCGGCCCGCGCCGCCCGTCCGGGTACGCCGTACTGACGGCGGGCCCGGCGGCGTACGGCGATGTCCGGATCGACGCGGAGGTCCGCATGGACACCCCCGTCGAGACGACCAACCGGGACGTGATCATCGTCTTCGACCACCAGTCGGACACGAGGTTCTCCTACGCCCACCTGTCCCAGGACAACACGATCTACCCGCACAACGGTGTCTTCGTCGTCAACGACACCGACCGCCTGCGCGTCGACGACCAGTGGAACGGCACGACGGGCGCCCCACCGGCCGTCACCGACACCGACTGGCACAAGGTGCGGGTGGTGCGCTGCGCGAGCACGGGTGAGATCGCGGTCTACGTCGACGGCGCGAAACGGCCGCTGATGACCGCCGTCGACACCACCCTCACCTCCGGCCGGGTGGGCTTCGGGTCGTTCGACAACACCGGACGGCTGCGCGGCCTGAGGGTTTCCTCTCCCTGAGAGAGCCCGCGGGGAGGGCCCCGCCAAGTCCCGCTCCCCGTACGTGCGTTGAGTCCCAGGCGGACGGTCAGGGCAGATCGACATGTACGACGCCCGCGCCGTCCGCGTCCGCGTGGATTCGGGACACGCAGGGGCAGATCCACGTGTCGGACGCCCGCTGTCGGGCGGAGAGGAAGACGTCGCGGTGGTCGATGACGCCGTTCTGCACCGCCAGTACGGGGATGCGGCAGATTCCGCACTCGCCCTTGCGGCAGTCCGCGAGGACCTCCGCGCCGACGTCCTCGAACGCTTCGAGGAGTGAGCGTCCGGCGTCCACCGTCACGGTCAGGCCCAGGGCCGGTACATGGGCGGTGAACGCGCCCGTGGGGAAGCGTCCGGTGGTGCCGAACGTCTCGAGCGGCAGTCCTGCGGGTCGCGGCCCTCGGCGCTCCACGCGGTGCGGACGGCGTCGACGAGCGGCAGGGGGCCGCAGAGGTACAGGACGGTGTCCGGTGGGCACGCGCGTACGTAGTCCGGGATGTCGAGCCGGGTGCCCTCGTCGGTGACGTGTACGTCGAGGAGGTCGCCGTGGCGGGCGGTCAGGTCCGTCAGGAAGGCCATGCGGGAGCGGGAGCGGGCGAGGTAGGTGACGCGGTATCCGCCCGCCGGGGGCCGCCGGGCCGTGGTGTCGGCCATCGCCATCAGCGCGGTCACGCCGATACCGCCGGCCAGGAGGCGGGTCGGCCGCTCCGACGGGACGTAGGGGAACGTCACCGGCGGCTGGGTCGCCCGGATCCGGCTGCCCGGGGTGAGGCGGTGCATGGCGAGGGAACCGCCACGGGAGCCGGTCGCGGCCTGGACGCCGAGTACGAGGACGCGTGGGTCGTCCGGGTCTCGGCGCACGATCGAGTAGGACCGGGTCTCGGGGCGGCCGTCCACCATCACCTGTACGTCGAGGTGGCCGCCCTCGATCGGATCGGGCGGCGCCTGCGGGAAGCGCAGGGACACCGCCCGGACGGCGGTGGCGGTCGGGGTGTTGGCGGTGATCGCGCAGATCTGCCAGTCGCGGGTGACGTTGAGGCTCACATCCGCTCCCGTTCGACCATCGCGGTGATCAGCCGCCGGGCCCACATGCCGCCCGCGTCGATGTTGAGGTTGTAGAAGTCGTGGCCGGGGTTGGCGTCGATGGCGGTCTGCTGGGCGTTGAGCATGGCCTCGTCCTCGGCGAAGACACCGGCGGCTCCCTCCCGCGGTTCGGAGGTGATCCGTTGGCTGTCGGTGGCGAAGTTCCGGGCGATGGCCCACAGGTACCGGCAGCTCTTGGGGCCGGTGGGGCACATGGTGTTGAGGACGTATCCGTTGACGCCCTGGCCGCGGTCGCCCTCGGGGGCGCCGGTGCCGGCCTTGGCGACGCCGACGTCGACGTCGATGCAGATGGTGGCCGGTGCGGTGAAGCGGATGATCTGCCAGCGGTCGACCGGGCCCCGGTAGTCCGGGAATCTCACCGAGAGCGGGTACCTCCAGAGCGGCGGGGCCTCGATGCCGAGCATCCACCGGGTGACCGTGCCCGTGCCCGTGCCCGAGGCGCCGCCGTGTCATACGTACACGGAGTAATTGCCTGCCAAGCTATGTGCCAGCCATAGGCGTGTCAGCGACGGGGGCCCAGCGGTCGATATACTCCGTACACGTGTTTTCGTCCAGGGAGGGGGCTGTGGACGTGGTCGAGCCAGTGGCGGCGGGGGCGGTCGAGGTCCACGACGCGCGAGGTGACGTCCGGCGACCGTCCGAGCCGGCGCCCGTGGTGCCGCCGGAATCGGCCCCGGGACATCTGCTGCGCCGGGCGCAGCAGGTGCACACCGAACTGTGGGGCGCGCGGGTCGACGGCCTGACCGGACCGCAGTACGCGACGCTGGTGGCTGTCGCGGGATGGGACGACGTCGACCAGCGGCGGGCGGGGCAGCTGGCCTCGTTGGACAAGTCCACCGTCGCCGACGTGGTGCGACGGCTCGCCGACAAGGGGTGGGTGGATCGGATTCGCGATCCGCACGACGGCCGCCGCCGGCTGCTGACCCTCACCGACGGATCGGCGGAACGACTGGCCGAGGTCACCGAGGCCGCGCGTTCGGTCCAGCGGGACATCCTGGGCCCACTGCCCGCGTCCGACCGCCAGGAGTTCACCGAACGGCTCGGCCGGGTCGCGCGGATCGAGGAGGCCGATGTCGCCGGGCAGCGGCACGAGGACGGCGTCCTGCTCATGCGGGCCGCACCCGGCTATCTGATCCGCCGCGCCCAGCAGGTGCACACCACCCTGTGGAGCGCCACCGTGCCGGACGTGACCGGGCCGCAGTACGCCGTGCTCGCCGCACTCGCCCGGCTCGGCACCGCCGACCAGTCACGGATCGGCGAGGCCGCCTCCCTGGACTCGTCGAGCACCGCCGACATCGTCGCCCGGCTCGGCGCCCAGGGGTGGGTCGCGAAGGAGACCTCGGCCGAGGACCGGCGGCGGGCGCGGGTGCGGCTCACCGCGCCGGCGCGGTCGGCGCTGCGCTCCCTCACGGGGCCGGTGGAGGCCGTGCAGTCCGCTCTGCTGGGCCCTCTCGGGCCCGAGGAGCGAGCGGTGTTCATCGGCCACCTCCATGAGGTGGCGTGCACCGGACGGCGTCCGTAGGGCCGCACCGCACCTCCGGAGAAAGCTCCACCCAGGGCCGTTGACATGCCTGGCCGATCAGCCGCATGCTGATGATACGTATACGGAACATTAGTGAGGTGGACGATGGCGACACCCCGGTTCAGGTCGGACGAAGCGGCGCTCGACGCGTTCTACGATGACCTCTCAGCCCA of Streptomyces phaeolivaceus contains these proteins:
- a CDS encoding PQQ-dependent sugar dehydrogenase, whose protein sequence is MRAFRTITTAAAVAALTTGLLGAAAGTDSVPSAVRTVSSGWTVPWGLSWLPDGSALVTERDSFKLFKLTQAGTRTEIGRVPNVVTTSGEGGLLGVAVSPTWNSDHHVYLMHSAASDNRIVRMTYDGSSLSGYTVLVTGIAKNRYHNGGRVKFGPDGHLYATTGDAQNSNLAQDRNSLNGKILRMTKDGKPAPGNPFGTLVYSLGHRNPQGLTWDAQGRLWEAEFGNSRYDELNLIESGKNYGWPVCEGSCSTSGMTSPQRQWAVSEASPSAVTYADGALYMAALRGERLWRIPVSGTSAGTPTAYYTTQYGRLRTVEKVPGANALWLSTTNADNNGGEPDGADKVFQVDLR
- the pqqA gene encoding pyrroloquinoline quinone precursor peptide PqqA, with the translated sequence MTESVQQVDEEAPSWQTPDFVVVETALEVTAYFLSDR
- the pqqB gene encoding pyrroloquinoline quinone biosynthesis protein PqqB, which produces MLPHVLGTAAGGGVPQWNCACPGCSGARAHPHWRRRHASLAVQASEDRWYLVNATPDIGDQIETCSSLRPGSGSSPGARRTPVAGLILTDAELDHTLGIARLREAGAGGVELLATGSVREALLTGLRLDAVLGPYTPLTWRELPLERPAPLTDDSTAPSPLMISAIPVSAKRPRYAAELPIPDGDSWVVALLLTDRATGTTVVYAPALAVWPDALESAVADADCVIVDGTFWDDEEPRRTGISTRTATGMGHLPIDGPGGTAERLAPLRARCLYTHLNNTNPLVDPSAPQHKRLADRGIEVAGDGMVIRL
- a CDS encoding LamG domain-containing protein, with amino-acid sequence MRSRRNTVTATVAALLTALTTTAATPSGAGAGPVLPSLRPHLAAYYDFEHPVPGNPARERDLGFARTDIDLVGGGARTRTYDGAHRGSRVSLQVRQVAPDAKGNDDWKAGVYGPSGVPTLRAFNGVDGMTVMGWFKMTGPNPALNSNTAAPDDRYGAVGLAGVLSGDSDGHAVRGLLEIIEVGGELRLVALGRRVDGSASQTFAASEDWRTLLPVGEWVFLAATFDFGTGAMALYRNGRRLAGSYTVPGDPWDLAGPGPHRASPTDPRGIKIGGSFPQNTAERNPCDCRMDSLMFLDSAVGDDRIRAQYRWSAAR
- a CDS encoding PQQ-dependent sugar dehydrogenase, which gives rise to MAASPALRRRAHSLIPLPLVVLALLLSALVALPGTARAAAAGPLTDPIPERPAASGIGLTVEEYAAFPKTEPPPGPVTDPRLMRYARINHLGELPDRSGRKAVPDLNGKLYFVRDSRDGAGTPHLYLDIAATFSPAFFASRGLGQGFGFVTFDPDFRRNGRFYTVHTELASATTAVPDHRQQATTVYHGVVTEWTATDPAADTFAGTRREILRIGFAGPVHGIQQIDFNPTAGRHAPDRGLLYLAVGEGGQGARNSEPLSLALPHGKILRIDPRGTNSTNGEYGIPPDNPFTATPGAIGEIYAYGLRDPHRFSWDPAGAHRMYVGNIGQHAVESVYEVRAGDNFGWSEREGPFVFDKRATDPCDQILPLPEDDAKYGYTYPVVAYDHDPPADWNCTSDVGRAVVGGFVYRGSALPALRGKYIFGDIVDGRLLFADTKDMRRDSGQLAQLYDLMLYDASGKRVTMRDLAQSPRVDLHFGRDAKGELYLLSKANGKIWKITGTRAFASCDTTGSRLTHVMDGRNWAPVTPSKWRFPGREAVLAEAGVQRPGPRRPSGYAVLTAGPAAYGDVRIDAEVRMDTPVETTNRDVIIVFDHQSDTRFSYAHLSQDNTIYPHNGVFVVNDTDRLRVDDQWNGTTGAPPAVTDTDWHKVRVVRCASTGEIAVYVDGAKRPLMTAVDTTLTSGRVGFGSFDNTGRLRGLRVSSP
- a CDS encoding 2Fe-2S iron-sulfur cluster-binding protein; translation: MDAGRSLLEAFEDVGAEVLADCRKGECGICRIPVLAVQNGVIDHRDVFLSARQRASDTWICPCVSRIHADADGAGVVHVDLP
- a CDS encoding ferredoxin reductase, whose protein sequence is MSLNVTRDWQICAITANTPTATAVRAVSLRFPQAPPDPIEGGHLDVQVMVDGRPETRSYSIVRRDPDDPRVLVLGVQAATGSRGGSLAMHRLTPGSRIRATQPPVTFPYVPSERPTRLLAGGIGVTALMAMADTTARRPPAGGYRVTYLARSRSRMAFLTDLTARHGDLLDVHVTDEGTRLDIPDYVRACPPDTVLYLCGPLPLVDAVRTAWSAEGRDPQDCRSRRSAPPDASPRARSPPMYRPWA
- a CDS encoding MarR family winged helix-turn-helix transcriptional regulator, which codes for MVEPVAAGAVEVHDARGDVRRPSEPAPVVPPESAPGHLLRRAQQVHTELWGARVDGLTGPQYATLVAVAGWDDVDQRRAGQLASLDKSTVADVVRRLADKGWVDRIRDPHDGRRRLLTLTDGSAERLAEVTEAARSVQRDILGPLPASDRQEFTERLGRVARIEEADVAGQRHEDGVLLMRAAPGYLIRRAQQVHTTLWSATVPDVTGPQYAVLAALARLGTADQSRIGEAASLDSSSTADIVARLGAQGWVAKETSAEDRRRARVRLTAPARSALRSLTGPVEAVQSALLGPLGPEERAVFIGHLHEVACTGRRP